In Papaver somniferum cultivar HN1 chromosome 1, ASM357369v1, whole genome shotgun sequence, a genomic segment contains:
- the LOC113278943 gene encoding uncharacterized protein LOC113278943: MAGRRIGRRRRLNMIAVAKPIKFSLMSKINRFNRRRKPHGLKKNHGEESKKKSRVPRASEDYKDYKEEKHDNVFDPIGNFLVIADLMFEGGEVSAAVVRTIMEMDTPSSRFSEPLNGLICLFDPEKNHSVQLCNLSTRQFTPWIKSSFISNLNVKDKDKYRLRTGMCNLGFDPATKEHKVVCIWTIHHHQVCEVLTVGDGKWRITDVLPVNNFTELYGSGASIYVNGSIYYSPWKLKCSLVKDTKPKFIVAFDVGKEKFRAIRIPDFILDQIPRFQPFEIDGHPALLSIIRSNNAKIWLFDDDYNNGCRSNTWNEVTIELPFHWGHGDHGRNSQYSVHFRSVIGTDFIILYLYRCNMVADGYHYATAVSQYSYNWKKKIFTENKINGLPSSVPYLQFVSCLSTFAESLLPVL, encoded by the exons ATGGCAGGAAGGCGAATTGGTAGAAGGCGAAGATTAAACATGATAGCTGTGGCAAAACCTATCAAGTTTAGTCTCATGAGCAagatcaacagattcaacagacGGAGGAAACCTCATGGCCTGAAAAAGAACCATGGCGAGGAGAGCAAGAAGAAAAGTAGAG TTCCAAGAGCAAGCGAGGATTACAAGGATTACAAAGAGGAAAAGCATGATAACGTGTTTGATCCCATTGGTAATTTTTTGGTAATTGCTGATCTAATGTTTGAAGGCGGGGAAGTGTCAGCGGCAGTAGTTCGTACTATAATGGAGATGGATACGCCATCATCTAGATTTTCAGAACCTTTAAATGGTTTGATATGCTTATTTGACCCTGAAAAGAATCATAGTGTTCAATTGTGCAATCTTAGTACCCGTCAATTTACACCATGGATTAAATCATCATTCATATCCAACTTAAATGTTAAAGATAAAGACAAGTATCGGTTACGCACTGGGATGTGTAATTTGGGATTCGACCCTGCCACTAAGGAGCACAAAGTGGTTTGTATTTGGACTATACATCACCATCAAGTTTGCGAAGTGTTGACGGTTGGAGATGGGAAATGGAGAATTACTGATGTCCTGCCAGTAAACAATTTCACAGAATTGTATGGTTCTGGAGCTTCTATTTATGTGAATGGTTCCATATATTACAGCCCATGGAAGCTAAAGTGTTCTCTCGTTAAGGATACTAAGCCTAAATTCATTGTGGCATTTGATGTTGGGAAGGAGAAATTTAGAGCCATCCGAATTCCTGATTTCATTCTTGACCAGATTCCGCGATTTCAACCCTTCGAAATTGATGGTCATCCAGCTCTGTTAAGCATCATAAGAAGTAACAATGCCAAGATATGGTTATTTGACGATGATTACAACAATGGTTGTAGAAGTAATACTTGGAATGAAGTTACTATTGAATTGCCCTTCCATTGGGGACATGGAGACCATGGGAGGAACAGTCAGTATTCTGTTCATTTTCGTTCGGTCATAGGTACAGACTTTATAATCCTATACTTGTATCGCTGTAACATGGTTGCGGATGGTTATCATTATGCAACTGCAGTCTCTCAATATTCTTACAATTGGAAGAAAAAGATTTTTACGGAGAATAAAATCAATGGGCTCCCATCCTCAGTTCCGTATCTTCAATTTGTATCCTGTTTATCAACTTTCGCGGAGAGTCTTTTACCTGTTCTATAG